One window from the genome of Aptenodytes patagonicus chromosome 4, bAptPat1.pri.cur, whole genome shotgun sequence encodes:
- the CYTL1 gene encoding cytokine-like protein 1 — protein MKMLLSLIALLSAALLANAAPPTCYSRVLSLSKEITESFKELQTSKAVDSCVEMLPRLYLDIHNYCVLGKLRDFVAYPRCERVLEVSELKEKARSLYTIMISYCRRDLVFLTDDCSALENPILPPIEPSIIES, from the exons ATGAAGATGCTGCTGAGCCTGattgctctgctctctgctgccctGTTAGCCAACGCAGCCCCTCCAACTTGCTACTCAAGGGTGTTGTCTCTGAGCAAAGAAATCACGGAGTCTTTTAAGGAGTTACAGACCTCCAAAGCTGTG GACTCATGTGTGGAGATGCTGCCTAGGCTGTACTTGGACATACAT AATTACTGTGTGTTGGGAAAACTCCGTGATTTTGTGGCCTACCCCAGATGTGAGAGAGTGCTTGAAGTGAGTGAGCTGAAGGAAAAAGCCCGGAGCCTGTACACCATCATGATCTCCTACTGCAGAAGG GACTTGGTGTTCCTCACTGATGACTGTAGCGCTCTGGAAAATCCTATTCTGCCTCCCATTGAGCCCTCCATCATTGAGAGCTAA